The sequence ATCTTCTGCCAGTTTCTTTAACTCCAAGAACTTCAACTGTCCCACCTTATAAGCGGTAGCTTGTCCTGGCATAACCAAGTAACGCTTGATTGCATTGCGTGAATCTTCTTCTGAAAAAGGTGTATTGGCTAAGCGAAAGGCCAATGCTTGGTCGATATCCCAGCCGTAGTAATGCAGGCCGGTGTCAATCACAAGACGATTTGCGCGCCACAACTCCATCAATAAGCGGCCGTATTCATTCCAAGGATCTTGATAAGCACCTAGCTCTTTTGCCAATGTTTCTGCGTAAAGTCCCCAGCCTTCACTGTATGCGGTGAAATGAATGTGGCGACGAAACTCGGGAATGTTTTTGCTTTGCTGCGCGTAAATGGTTTGCAGGTGATGCCCAGGAATGGTTTCGTGGTAAGCAAGCGCTTCAAATTGAAAAGCGGGCATCTCATTTAGTTTTGAGCCATTCATGTAATAACGCCCAGGTCGTTTACCGTCATCACTTGGGCTTTGATAAAACGCCACTGGTGCGCTTTGTTCTCGATAGGCTTCCACTTCTAATACTTCCATAGGGATATTTGGAATATCCGTAAAAGCACGAGCCAGTTGGTTATTCATACTTTTAATGTAAGACTTTGTTTTTTCAAGCGCCTGTTGGTTGGTTTCAAAATACAAGCTTTCCTCACTGCGAGTAAATTCAAATAAAGCCTCTAAGCTAGGTTGCTTGAGTTGAGGTAGCAGTTGAGTGATTTCACGTTTGATGCGGGCAATCTCATCTAAGCCAAGTTGATGTATTTCTTCAGCGCTTAAATTGGTTGTGGTTATGGCCTGTAAACGTAAATTGTAATATTCCTTACCTTGTTCAAATTGATGTAGGCCAGTATTTAAGCTGGCTAGTTCACGCTCTTGTTTTAAGTGTTTAATGAGTTTACTAAAAGCGGGGCGATAGCGTCGTTTAAGAGCACGCTCTAGTTGGTCTTTAAGAACTTTTGCGCTGGAGTCATACAAATCTAATGGCTCAATTTTACGCAGAAAATCACTCCATAAAATATTATGAACTTTGCTTCTCTCAATTGGGTAACCTGTTATAAAGTTTTCACAGGCTTCAATTACCGAATCAAAAACAAAACTAGGCGGGCGAATGCCTTTTGCTTCGCGCATCTCAAGCTGTTCAATAAGTTGATCGATTAATGTACTAATGCCATTCACACGATCAATATAGTGGCGAGCATCTGCAATATTATCTACTTGGTGAATGTTAATTAAAAAATTAGGGATCTCGCTGTGTAGGCCATACATCTGGTTTACAGGAAAGCTCAATAAGCGAAACTCATGATGTTTGATATCCTGTTCAATTTGATCTTTAAGCAAGGCAATACTTAGGGCGGTTTGCTGTTCAAGTGCAGGCAATGTGAGGGTGCTGATTTTAGCTAAGAACTCTTTTTCTTGATTCAGTTGCTCAAGTTGATAGCCATCAGAAATGTCATCCCATTGGCCATAATTGGTTTTTAATCCTCTATAGGCTTGCAACATTGGGCTGCTGGAGATTTGCCACTGGCTATATTCAT is a genomic window of Bermanella sp. WJH001 containing:
- a CDS encoding DUF885 domain-containing protein, translated to MLFQHPLKTSLLFTAILAVSACQLNTQPPSVSEPVFTTQFKQDQQQLANEIIDEYSQWQISSSPMLQAYRGLKTNYGQWDDISDGYQLEQLNQEKEFLAKISTLTLPALEQQTALSIALLKDQIEQDIKHHEFRLLSFPVNQMYGLHSEIPNFLINIHQVDNIADARHYIDRVNGISTLIDQLIEQLEMREAKGIRPPSFVFDSVIEACENFITGYPIERSKVHNILWSDFLRKIEPLDLYDSSAKVLKDQLERALKRRYRPAFSKLIKHLKQERELASLNTGLHQFEQGKEYYNLRLQAITTTNLSAEEIHQLGLDEIARIKREITQLLPQLKQPSLEALFEFTRSEESLYFETNQQALEKTKSYIKSMNNQLARAFTDIPNIPMEVLEVEAYREQSAPVAFYQSPSDDGKRPGRYYMNGSKLNEMPAFQFEALAYHETIPGHHLQTIYAQQSKNIPEFRRHIHFTAYSEGWGLYAETLAKELGAYQDPWNEYGRLLMELWRANRLVIDTGLHYYGWDIDQALAFRLANTPFSEEDSRNAIKRYLVMPGQATAYKVGQLKFLELKKLAEDELGRRFNLPAYHAYILKLGPLPMTLLEKEVKTWIRDQKA